One segment of Thermococcus sp. AM4 DNA contains the following:
- the snatA gene encoding neutral amino acid NAAT transporter SnatA, giving the protein MIELLKTFIILYGGLFAITNPVGAVPVFLSVTHDLSWRERREIATKSAITVVVTLIVFALIGQWIFRFFGSTTDAFAIAGGILLFRMAMEMLSGKLSSVKISRDDTEELDDETVTLEEVAVIPLAIPLISGPGAITTVMLYMANTNTMAERAVLILVILAIGLTVWVTLCSANRIKRALGRVGIKVMTRMMGLILTSMAVQMIINGIKGAFGL; this is encoded by the coding sequence ATGATCGAACTCCTCAAGACATTCATAATCCTCTACGGCGGTCTCTTCGCGATAACCAACCCGGTCGGGGCGGTTCCGGTCTTCCTCAGCGTCACCCACGACCTCTCGTGGAGGGAGAGGAGAGAGATAGCCACGAAATCGGCCATAACCGTCGTGGTGACCCTCATCGTCTTCGCCCTCATAGGCCAGTGGATATTCCGGTTCTTCGGATCAACGACCGATGCCTTCGCCATAGCCGGGGGCATACTCCTCTTCAGGATGGCAATGGAGATGCTCTCGGGAAAGCTGTCGTCGGTTAAGATAAGCAGGGACGATACCGAGGAGCTGGACGATGAAACGGTAACTCTCGAGGAAGTTGCGGTGATCCCGCTCGCCATCCCCCTCATCTCGGGTCCGGGTGCGATAACGACGGTGATGCTCTACATGGCGAACACGAATACAATGGCCGAGCGGGCGGTGCTGATCCTCGTTATACTCGCCATCGGACTAACGGTGTGGGTCACTCTTTGCTCGGCCAACAGGATAAAGCGCGCTCTCGGCCGGGTGGGGATAAAGGTCATGACGAGGATGATGGGTCTCATATTGACCTCGATGGCGGTTCAGATGATAATCAACGGGATAAAGGGGGCCTTCGGGCTGTGA
- a CDS encoding transcription factor S encodes MKFCPKCGNLMLPDRKRKVWVCRSCGYEEPFDEEKDREKTRITQKVEHRPDEGIIVVEQDVKTLPTTKVTCPKCGNDTAYWWELQTRAGDEPSTIFYKCTKCGYVWRSYE; translated from the coding sequence ATGAAGTTCTGTCCCAAGTGCGGTAATCTCATGCTCCCGGACAGAAAGAGGAAGGTGTGGGTCTGCCGCTCATGTGGCTACGAAGAGCCCTTCGACGAGGAAAAGGACAGGGAAAAGACCCGCATAACCCAGAAGGTGGAGCACAGGCCGGACGAGGGCATCATCGTGGTAGAGCAGGACGTGAAAACGCTCCCAACAACGAAGGTAACCTGCCCGAAGTGCGGCAACGACACCGCCTACTGGTGGGAGCTCCAGACGAGGGCCGGCGATGAGCCGAGCACGATATTCTACAAGTGCACAAAGTGCGGCTACGTCTGGAGGTCTTACGAGTGA
- a CDS encoding radical SAM protein gives MGYIRPFDPWKAKLCTCPFKYTLNVYTGCDHACVYCYITSYIPNAFRVRTKEGLLPKLERELRKFDRRYIIALSYSSDPYPTIERELGITRKVLELFKRYDVRCLLLTKSDVFERDIDLLSELRCAVGITVTTVDERKAKLLEPNAPSPRARIRALKKAKKAGIPVYARIDPIIPFYTWEDFKETLEALSFVSHITVSTLKLRPDSKARMFAKFPELMKRLWPLYEKGKRIGGYYYLPRELRFRILREAEREITKLGITFGSCREGYRSYPSCDGSHLVP, from the coding sequence ATGGGCTACATCCGTCCTTTCGACCCCTGGAAGGCGAAGCTCTGCACATGCCCCTTCAAGTACACCCTGAACGTCTACACCGGCTGCGACCACGCCTGCGTCTACTGCTACATAACGAGCTATATCCCCAACGCCTTCCGCGTGAGGACGAAGGAGGGCCTCTTACCAAAGCTGGAGAGGGAACTCAGAAAGTTCGACAGGCGCTACATCATAGCCCTCTCCTACTCATCAGACCCATATCCAACGATCGAGCGCGAGCTCGGGATAACGCGGAAGGTCCTTGAGCTCTTCAAACGCTACGACGTCCGCTGTCTGCTCCTCACCAAATCGGACGTCTTCGAGCGGGATATAGACCTTCTGAGCGAGCTCCGCTGTGCCGTCGGAATCACCGTGACGACGGTTGACGAGAGAAAAGCTAAACTCCTCGAACCAAACGCTCCCTCACCGAGGGCCAGAATACGGGCTTTAAAAAAGGCCAAAAAGGCGGGAATACCGGTTTACGCGAGAATCGATCCGATAATACCCTTCTACACGTGGGAGGACTTCAAAGAGACCCTTGAGGCCCTGAGCTTTGTCAGCCACATAACGGTTTCAACCCTCAAGCTTAGACCCGACTCCAAGGCGAGAATGTTCGCCAAGTTTCCCGAGTTAATGAAAAGGCTGTGGCCGCTGTACGAGAAGGGAAAAAGAATCGGCGGCTACTACTACCTGCCGAGGGAGCTACGCTTCCGTATCCTGCGCGAGGCGGAAAGGGAGATAACAAAACTGGGGATAACCTTCGGTTCGTGCAGGGAGGGCTACCGCTCGTATCCGAGCTGCGATGGGTCTCACCTAGTGCCCTGA
- the tuf gene encoding translation elongation factor EF-1 subunit alpha: MAKEKPHVNIVFIGHVDHGKSTTIGRLLFDTANIPENIIKKFEEMGEKGKSFKFAWVMDRLKEERERGITIDVAHTKFETPHRYITIIDAPGHRDFVKNMITGASQADAAVLIVAATDGVMPQTKEHAFLARTLGINHIIVAINKMDMVNYDQKAFEKVKAQVEKLLKMLGYKDFPVIPISAWEGDNVVKKSDKMPWYKGPTLIEALDQIPEPPKPTDKPLRIPIQDVYSIKGVGTVPVGRVETGVLRVGDVVIFEPASTIFHKPIQGEVKSIEMHHEPLQEALPGDNIGFNVRGVGKNDIKRGDVAGHTTNPPTVVRPKDTFKAQIIVLNHPTAITVGYTPVLHAHTTQVAVRFEQLLAKLDPRTGNIVEENPQFIKTGDSAIVILRPTKAMVIEPVKEIPQMGRFAIRDMGQTVAAGMVISIQKAE, translated from the coding sequence ATGGCTAAGGAGAAGCCACACGTTAATATAGTCTTTATAGGCCACGTCGACCACGGAAAGAGCACCACCATCGGAAGGCTGCTCTTCGACACCGCCAACATACCGGAGAACATCATCAAGAAGTTCGAGGAGATGGGTGAGAAGGGTAAGTCCTTCAAGTTCGCCTGGGTCATGGACAGGCTCAAGGAGGAGCGCGAGAGGGGTATCACCATCGACGTCGCCCACACCAAGTTCGAGACCCCGCACAGGTACATCACCATCATCGACGCTCCGGGCCACAGGGACTTCGTTAAGAACATGATTACCGGTGCCAGCCAGGCCGACGCTGCCGTTCTCATCGTCGCTGCCACCGACGGTGTCATGCCCCAGACCAAGGAGCACGCCTTCCTTGCCAGGACCCTCGGTATCAACCACATAATCGTGGCCATCAACAAGATGGACATGGTTAACTACGACCAGAAGGCCTTCGAGAAGGTCAAGGCCCAGGTCGAGAAGCTCCTCAAGATGCTCGGCTACAAGGACTTCCCGGTCATCCCGATCAGCGCTTGGGAGGGCGACAACGTCGTCAAGAAGAGCGACAAGATGCCCTGGTACAAGGGTCCGACCCTCATCGAGGCCCTCGACCAGATACCCGAGCCGCCGAAGCCGACCGACAAGCCGCTCCGCATCCCGATCCAGGACGTCTACTCAATCAAGGGTGTCGGTACCGTTCCGGTCGGCCGTGTCGAGACCGGTGTCCTCCGCGTTGGAGACGTCGTCATCTTCGAGCCGGCCTCAACGATCTTCCACAAGCCCATCCAGGGTGAGGTCAAGTCCATCGAGATGCACCACGAGCCGCTCCAGGAAGCCCTTCCGGGTGACAACATCGGATTCAACGTCCGTGGCGTTGGTAAGAACGACATAAAGCGCGGTGACGTCGCCGGACACACCACCAACCCGCCGACCGTCGTCAGGCCGAAGGACACCTTCAAGGCCCAGATCATCGTCCTCAACCACCCGACCGCCATTACCGTCGGCTACACCCCGGTCCTCCACGCCCACACCACCCAGGTCGCCGTCAGGTTCGAGCAGCTCCTCGCCAAGCTCGACCCGAGGACTGGAAACATCGTCGAGGAGAACCCGCAGTTCATCAAGACCGGTGACTCCGCCATCGTCATCCTCAGGCCGACCAAGGCCATGGTCATCGAGCCGGTCAAGGAGATCCCGCAGATGGGCCGCTTCGCCATCCGTGACATGGGCCAGACCGTCGCTGCTGGTATGGTTATCTCCATCCAGAAGGCCGAGTGA
- a CDS encoding carbamoyltransferase, whose translation MILGVHDGHDAGAVLIDGERIFAVNEERLNRVKKYRGFPELSIKAVLEMANADPEDVEVIAVAGIFRKQKRLVELERRLKAIFGPEFKRKVLFVEHHLAHSASAYYTSGWREALAVSIDAAGDGLSSSIYVARDGEMIRIAQSTYIDSLGDFYASVTELLGFKPMRHEGKVMSLAAYGRPTYDLSAIIELNGLTFENHLKVIGVEATKKLAEFFGYPLSKAKEIASQMKRGKLDGELQRKAIEIAASAQRHLEKLLEELGVKLSSKGLPLAYAGGVAQNVKANAVLRKIFGDDNLWVFPAMDDGGLAFGAAIFVKAQLERLDGRWKPFKLKHVYLGPSYERTYVEELLKKEGLEFEEVDEKFVADVLSEGKLVGFFQGAMEFGPRALGNRSILANPSDEKVKERLNLALKRDIFQPFAPSLLWEKAEEYLEDLEGRPNEFMTMSYTAGEEFQKLAPAVVHVDGTTRPQAVRKDVNPSYYEVIKAFEGRTGIGAVLNTSFNMHGEPIVCSPGDALRTFRKAGLDVLVIEEFAIEGQ comes from the coding sequence ATGATTCTCGGAGTCCACGACGGCCACGACGCCGGGGCTGTTCTGATAGACGGCGAGAGGATTTTCGCGGTGAACGAGGAGCGCCTAAACCGGGTCAAGAAGTACAGGGGCTTCCCCGAGCTGAGCATCAAGGCCGTTCTCGAGATGGCAAACGCCGACCCGGAGGACGTTGAGGTAATAGCCGTCGCCGGGATTTTCAGGAAGCAGAAGCGCCTCGTCGAGCTTGAAAGAAGGTTGAAGGCCATCTTCGGCCCGGAGTTCAAGAGAAAGGTTCTATTCGTCGAGCACCACTTGGCTCACTCGGCGAGCGCCTACTACACCTCTGGCTGGCGCGAAGCTTTAGCGGTTAGCATAGACGCGGCCGGAGACGGTTTAAGCTCCTCGATTTACGTGGCGAGGGACGGCGAGATGATTAGGATAGCCCAGAGCACATACATAGACTCCCTCGGCGACTTCTATGCCTCGGTTACGGAGCTTTTGGGCTTCAAGCCGATGCGCCACGAGGGAAAGGTTATGAGCCTTGCCGCCTACGGGCGGCCGACCTACGATTTGAGCGCGATAATCGAGCTCAACGGACTGACCTTTGAAAACCATCTCAAGGTCATCGGCGTCGAGGCGACCAAAAAGCTGGCCGAGTTCTTCGGCTATCCCCTCTCAAAGGCGAAGGAGATAGCCAGCCAAATGAAGCGCGGAAAGCTCGACGGCGAGCTCCAGAGGAAGGCCATTGAGATAGCGGCGAGCGCGCAGAGGCACCTTGAGAAGCTCCTCGAGGAGCTCGGCGTTAAGCTGAGTTCGAAGGGCCTTCCTTTAGCCTACGCCGGCGGTGTTGCCCAGAACGTCAAGGCCAACGCGGTTTTGAGAAAAATCTTCGGGGACGATAACCTGTGGGTCTTCCCCGCGATGGACGACGGTGGGCTGGCCTTTGGAGCGGCAATCTTCGTCAAGGCTCAGCTCGAGAGGCTCGACGGAAGATGGAAGCCCTTCAAGCTCAAGCACGTCTACCTCGGCCCGTCCTATGAGAGGACTTACGTTGAGGAGCTCCTGAAAAAGGAGGGGCTCGAGTTTGAGGAAGTCGACGAAAAGTTCGTTGCCGACGTCCTGAGCGAGGGGAAGCTCGTCGGCTTCTTCCAGGGGGCGATGGAGTTCGGACCGAGGGCCCTTGGCAACCGCTCGATTCTGGCGAATCCTTCCGACGAAAAGGTTAAGGAGAGGCTCAACTTAGCTCTCAAAAGGGACATCTTCCAGCCCTTCGCGCCCTCGCTCCTCTGGGAGAAGGCCGAGGAATACCTTGAAGACCTCGAAGGCAGGCCGAACGAGTTCATGACGATGAGCTACACCGCGGGCGAAGAGTTCCAAAAGCTCGCTCCGGCTGTCGTTCACGTGGACGGCACGACGAGGCCTCAAGCTGTGAGGAAGGATGTGAATCCGAGCTACTACGAAGTCATTAAGGCCTTCGAGGGGAGAACCGGCATCGGGGCCGTGCTGAACACGAGCTTCAACATGCACGGCGAACCGATAGTCTGCTCGCCAGGGGACGCGCTGAGGACGTTCAGGAAGGCCGGACTGGACGTTCTGGTTATAGAGGAGTTTGCCATCGAAGGGCAGTGA
- the cdr gene encoding CoA-disulfide reductase: MGKRVVIIGGGAAGMSTASRVKRLKPEWDVKVFEATEWVSHAPCGIPYVVEGISPTEKLMHYPPEVFIKKRGIDLHLKAEVIEVGQGYVRVRENGGEHTYEWDYLVFANGASPRVPAVEGVNLPGVFKADLPPDAVAIREYMEKNRVEDVVIIGGGYIGVEMAEAFAAQGKRVTLIERNERVMAKAFDKEITDVLEEEMRKRINLRTQEIVLKIEGSERVEKVLTDAGEYKADLVILATGIKPNVELAKEIGVRIGETGAIWTNERMQTSVENVYAAGDVAETRHIITGRRVWIPLAPAGNKMGYVAGSNIAGREIHFPGVLGTSVTKFFDVEIGKTGLTEAEAIREGYDVRTAFIKASTRPHYYPGARPIWLKGVVDNETNRLLGVQAVGAEILPRIDTAAAMLTAGFTTRDAFFTDLAYAPPFAPVWDPLIVLARVLKF; encoded by the coding sequence ATGGGAAAGAGAGTTGTTATCATCGGCGGCGGAGCCGCTGGAATGAGCACCGCCTCACGCGTCAAGAGGCTAAAGCCGGAGTGGGACGTCAAGGTGTTTGAGGCAACGGAATGGGTCAGCCACGCGCCCTGCGGAATCCCCTACGTCGTTGAGGGCATCTCGCCGACGGAGAAGCTCATGCACTACCCGCCGGAAGTCTTCATCAAGAAGCGCGGCATAGACCTTCACCTTAAGGCTGAGGTTATAGAGGTCGGCCAGGGCTACGTCAGGGTCAGGGAAAATGGAGGGGAGCATACCTACGAATGGGATTATCTCGTCTTCGCCAACGGGGCCTCGCCCAGGGTTCCAGCGGTTGAGGGGGTCAACCTGCCCGGCGTCTTCAAGGCAGACCTCCCGCCCGATGCCGTTGCGATAAGGGAATACATGGAGAAGAACCGCGTGGAGGACGTTGTAATCATCGGGGGCGGCTACATAGGCGTTGAAATGGCTGAAGCGTTTGCCGCCCAGGGCAAGAGGGTTACCCTCATAGAGCGCAACGAGAGGGTCATGGCGAAGGCCTTCGACAAGGAAATCACGGACGTCCTCGAGGAGGAGATGCGGAAGAGGATAAACCTCAGAACCCAGGAGATAGTCCTCAAGATCGAAGGTAGCGAGAGGGTCGAGAAAGTACTCACAGATGCCGGCGAGTACAAGGCCGATCTCGTAATCCTAGCCACCGGAATAAAGCCCAACGTCGAGCTGGCGAAGGAGATAGGCGTCAGGATAGGCGAGACCGGAGCGATATGGACGAACGAGAGGATGCAGACGAGCGTTGAGAACGTCTATGCAGCGGGAGACGTCGCCGAGACGAGGCACATCATAACCGGGAGGCGCGTCTGGATTCCGCTCGCTCCCGCTGGAAACAAGATGGGCTACGTTGCCGGGAGCAACATAGCGGGCAGGGAAATCCACTTCCCCGGTGTGCTTGGAACGAGCGTCACCAAGTTCTTCGACGTCGAGATAGGCAAGACCGGTCTTACGGAGGCCGAGGCGATAAGGGAAGGCTACGACGTCAGGACGGCCTTCATAAAGGCCAGCACGAGGCCCCACTACTATCCGGGGGCGAGGCCGATATGGCTGAAGGGCGTTGTGGACAACGAGACCAACAGACTTCTCGGCGTTCAGGCGGTGGGCGCTGAAATCCTCCCGAGGATTGACACGGCGGCGGCGATGCTGACGGCGGGTTTCACAACCAGGGACGCTTTCTTCACGGATCTTGCCTACGCACCGCCCTTCGCGCCGGTCTGGGACCCGCTCATAGTCCTTGCAAGGGTCCTCAAGTTCTGA
- the proS gene encoding proline--tRNA ligase: protein MTKVKREKWSNEFSEWYNELLETAGIIDKRYPVKGMNVWLPYGLKIMRNIEAFIRAEMERTGHEEVLFPALIPETEFQKEAEHIKGFEDEVYWVTHAGLDPLDVRLILRPTSETAMYSMFSLWIRSHADLPFKVYQIVNVYRYETKHTRPLIRVREISRFFEAHTAHADFEDAERQIKEDLEIFDRLAKFLALPYIISKRPDWDKFPGAFYSLGAEIMMPDGRTLQIGTMHNYKQNFAKAYNIQYETETGDHEYAHQTTFGMSERLLAAVIAVHGDDSGMVLPPTIAPIQVVIVPIPKKDANVDVFAYAREIAEELRKAGFRVHVDERDIRPGRKYYDWELKGVPLRIEVGPRDVEGRKAVLARRDTFEKVTVERDAIVEEVKKTLDAIHENLYNRAKEFLESHIKRVDTIEEAKAVFEDRRGIVEIPWCGDEECGLKMEEELDAKMLGTPYPEEKAREGIEGKKCPVCGREAKFIARFARTY from the coding sequence ATGACCAAGGTGAAGCGTGAGAAGTGGAGCAACGAGTTCAGCGAGTGGTACAACGAGCTCCTCGAAACGGCTGGAATTATCGACAAGCGCTATCCGGTCAAGGGAATGAACGTCTGGCTTCCGTACGGGCTGAAAATCATGCGCAACATCGAGGCCTTCATAAGGGCCGAGATGGAGCGAACAGGCCACGAGGAGGTTCTGTTTCCGGCGCTCATCCCCGAAACCGAGTTCCAGAAGGAGGCTGAGCACATAAAGGGCTTCGAGGACGAGGTTTACTGGGTAACGCATGCAGGTCTCGACCCCCTCGACGTCAGGCTCATTCTGAGGCCCACGAGCGAAACTGCCATGTACTCGATGTTCTCCCTCTGGATTCGCTCCCACGCGGATTTGCCCTTCAAGGTCTACCAGATAGTCAACGTCTACCGCTACGAAACCAAGCACACGAGGCCCCTCATTCGCGTTAGGGAAATCAGCAGGTTCTTCGAGGCCCACACGGCTCATGCCGACTTCGAAGATGCCGAGAGGCAGATAAAGGAGGACCTCGAGATATTCGACCGCCTCGCGAAGTTCCTCGCTTTACCCTACATAATCTCCAAGAGACCCGATTGGGACAAGTTCCCCGGCGCCTTTTACTCGCTCGGCGCCGAGATAATGATGCCCGACGGGAGGACGCTCCAGATAGGCACGATGCACAACTACAAGCAGAACTTCGCCAAAGCCTACAACATCCAGTACGAGACCGAAACTGGAGACCACGAGTATGCCCACCAGACGACCTTTGGAATGAGCGAGCGCCTTTTAGCGGCGGTCATAGCGGTTCACGGCGACGACAGCGGAATGGTTCTCCCGCCGACGATAGCGCCGATTCAGGTCGTTATCGTGCCCATTCCGAAGAAAGACGCAAACGTTGACGTCTTCGCCTACGCGAGGGAAATTGCTGAAGAGCTGAGAAAAGCGGGCTTCAGGGTGCATGTGGACGAGCGCGACATAAGGCCCGGAAGGAAGTACTACGACTGGGAGCTTAAGGGCGTTCCCCTGAGAATAGAGGTCGGCCCCAGGGATGTGGAGGGAAGGAAAGCCGTCCTCGCGAGGCGCGACACCTTCGAGAAGGTAACCGTCGAGCGCGATGCCATCGTCGAGGAAGTGAAGAAGACCCTCGACGCGATTCACGAGAACCTCTACAACCGCGCCAAGGAGTTCCTTGAGAGCCACATCAAGCGCGTTGACACGATTGAGGAAGCCAAGGCCGTCTTCGAGGACAGACGTGGCATAGTCGAGATTCCCTGGTGCGGTGACGAGGAGTGCGGGCTTAAAATGGAGGAGGAGCTCGACGCAAAGATGCTCGGAACGCCCTACCCCGAGGAAAAGGCCAGAGAGGGCATCGAAGGCAAGAAGTGCCCGGTCTGCGGCAGGGAGGCGAAGTTCATAGCAAGGTTCGCGAGAACCTACTGA
- the rpsJ gene encoding 30S ribosomal protein S10: MQKARIKLASTNIKALNEVTDQIKQIAERTGVRMSGPIPLPTKRIRITTRKSPDGEGTATFDRFELRVHKRLVDIEADERAMRQIMRIRVPEDVTIEIELIS, translated from the coding sequence ATGCAGAAGGCAAGGATTAAGCTCGCGAGCACGAACATCAAGGCCCTCAACGAGGTCACAGACCAGATCAAGCAGATCGCCGAGAGAACCGGCGTCAGGATGAGCGGTCCGATACCGCTCCCGACCAAGAGGATAAGGATAACCACCAGGAAGAGCCCCGACGGAGAGGGCACCGCCACCTTCGACAGGTTCGAGCTTCGCGTTCACAAGAGGCTCGTCGACATCGAGGCCGACGAGAGGGCCATGCGCCAGATTATGCGCATCCGCGTTCCTGAAGACGTTACCATCGAGATCGAGCTCATCTCCTGA
- a CDS encoding OsmC family protein, giving the protein MSEPVRGRVEWFKDYQFIGRIEDDKCSVILGEGGISPMKLLLLSVAGCTAYDVVMILKKMREPVEGLEVEISGERREEHPRVYRKVHLHYRIYGNVREEKAKRAIELSQDKYCSASAHMKLSGTEVTYSLEIIGR; this is encoded by the coding sequence ATGAGCGAACCTGTTAGGGGAAGGGTGGAGTGGTTCAAGGACTACCAGTTCATCGGCAGGATAGAAGACGACAAGTGTTCCGTGATTCTCGGAGAAGGAGGAATAAGCCCCATGAAGCTCCTTCTCCTGAGCGTTGCCGGCTGCACCGCCTACGATGTGGTGATGATCCTCAAGAAGATGAGGGAACCGGTTGAGGGGCTTGAGGTTGAGATATCGGGCGAGAGGAGGGAGGAGCACCCGAGGGTTTACAGAAAGGTTCACCTCCACTACCGCATTTACGGAAACGTGCGGGAGGAGAAGGCAAAGCGCGCGATAGAGCTCAGCCAGGACAAGTACTGCTCGGCCTCGGCCCACATGAAGCTCAGCGGCACGGAGGTTACCTATTCGCTCGAGATAATCGGGCGGTAG
- a CDS encoding PLP-dependent aminotransferase family protein has translation MQKKLERKLASEPLNFESFFSEKALGMKASEIRELLKLVETSDVISLAGGLPAPETFPVEVIKKIAQEVLTKHADKALQYGTTKGFTPLRLALAKWMERRYGVPMSKVEIMMVAGSQQALDLIGRVFIDPGDIVVVEAPTYLAALNAFKYYDPEFVSIPMDHDGMRIDLLEEKLEELKREGRRVKFVYTVSTFQNPMGVTMSLDRRKKLIELAKEYDFLIVEDNPYSELRYSGEPVPPIKHFDDEGRVLYLGTFSKILAPGFRLGWISAHPHFIRKIEIAKQAVDLCANTLAQVIAWKYVEDGHLDEHIPEIIEFYRPRRDAMLEALEEFMPEGVEWTKPDGGMFVWVTLPEGIDTKLMMEKAVAKGVAYVPGEAFFAHRDVKNTLRLNFTYVPEETIREGVKRLAETIEEELKRLKRV, from the coding sequence ATGCAGAAAAAACTCGAAAGGAAGCTCGCGTCCGAGCCCCTCAATTTCGAGTCCTTCTTCTCCGAGAAGGCCCTCGGTATGAAGGCCTCGGAGATTAGGGAGCTCCTCAAGCTCGTCGAGACGAGCGATGTTATCAGCTTGGCGGGAGGTTTGCCCGCTCCCGAAACGTTTCCAGTTGAGGTCATCAAGAAGATCGCCCAGGAGGTTCTCACGAAGCACGCCGACAAGGCCCTGCAGTACGGAACGACAAAGGGCTTCACGCCCCTCCGGCTTGCCCTCGCCAAGTGGATGGAGAGGCGCTACGGCGTTCCGATGAGCAAGGTCGAGATAATGATGGTCGCAGGCAGTCAGCAGGCCCTCGACCTCATCGGAAGGGTCTTCATAGATCCCGGCGACATCGTGGTTGTTGAGGCGCCGACTTATCTCGCGGCGCTCAACGCTTTCAAGTACTACGACCCCGAGTTCGTGAGCATTCCCATGGATCACGACGGAATGAGGATAGACCTACTCGAGGAGAAGCTCGAGGAGCTGAAGAGGGAAGGCAGGCGCGTTAAGTTCGTCTACACCGTCTCGACTTTCCAGAACCCGATGGGCGTCACCATGAGCCTCGACAGGAGGAAGAAGCTCATAGAGCTCGCCAAGGAGTACGACTTCCTCATCGTTGAGGACAACCCCTACAGCGAGCTCCGCTACTCGGGTGAGCCCGTTCCGCCGATAAAGCACTTCGACGACGAGGGCCGCGTCCTCTACCTCGGAACGTTCTCCAAGATACTCGCCCCAGGCTTCCGTCTCGGCTGGATCTCGGCCCACCCGCACTTCATAAGGAAGATTGAGATAGCCAAGCAGGCAGTTGACCTCTGCGCCAACACCCTTGCCCAGGTCATAGCCTGGAAGTACGTTGAGGACGGCCACCTCGACGAGCACATACCGGAGATAATCGAGTTCTACCGGCCGAGGCGTGATGCAATGCTTGAAGCCCTCGAGGAGTTCATGCCAGAGGGCGTCGAGTGGACAAAGCCGGACGGAGGAATGTTCGTTTGGGTCACCCTGCCCGAGGGGATAGACACCAAGCTCATGATGGAGAAGGCCGTCGCTAAGGGCGTCGCCTACGTTCCCGGTGAGGCCTTCTTCGCCCACCGCGACGTCAAGAACACCCTCAGGCTGAACTTCACCTACGTCCCCGAGGAGACCATACGTGAAGGCGTCAAGAGGCTCGCGGAGACGATTGAGGAGGAGCTTAAGAGGCTCAAGAGGGTCTGA
- a CDS encoding gamma-glutamyl-gamma-aminobutyrate hydrolase family protein, giving the protein MKPVIVIIAGSFNDVKSKWILHHSRAIDRAGGIPVIYTSPGDPRDVVEIADGILLTEGPDIHPYFYGEDPSPNIKNVDYSRDKFEIELFRRAQSMDIPVLGVGRGMQIMNIAMNGTMYQDLQREIPKAIKHDWDPLTVDPGQRLHSIRLKTSSKLYDILKDKLDVSSTNEVFIHVNSFHHQGIKRVGEGFRAVAFSIDGIAEAIESKEGFYIGVQWNPQFLPEMIALYEAFVRAAKESQRRRIEREQIEVEAEDQGTR; this is encoded by the coding sequence ATGAAACCTGTGATCGTGATAATAGCGGGCAGTTTCAACGATGTTAAATCGAAGTGGATCCTCCACCACTCCCGTGCCATCGACCGCGCCGGTGGAATCCCCGTGATTTACACGAGTCCGGGGGATCCAAGGGACGTTGTTGAGATAGCGGACGGAATTCTGCTGACCGAGGGGCCGGACATACATCCATATTTCTACGGTGAGGATCCCTCCCCAAACATCAAGAACGTCGATTACAGCAGGGACAAGTTTGAGATAGAGCTCTTCCGCAGGGCCCAGAGCATGGACATTCCCGTCCTCGGCGTGGGCAGGGGAATGCAGATAATGAACATCGCAATGAACGGAACCATGTATCAGGATCTCCAGCGGGAAATTCCCAAGGCGATAAAGCACGACTGGGATCCCCTGACCGTCGATCCGGGCCAGAGGCTTCACAGCATAAGGCTGAAAACCTCATCAAAGCTCTACGATATACTCAAGGATAAGCTCGACGTGTCGAGCACCAACGAGGTGTTCATCCACGTCAACAGCTTCCACCACCAGGGCATAAAGCGGGTGGGAGAAGGCTTCAGGGCCGTCGCTTTTTCAATAGACGGTATTGCCGAGGCTATTGAATCTAAAGAAGGTTTCTACATAGGCGTCCAGTGGAACCCCCAGTTCCTCCCGGAGATGATAGCCCTCTACGAGGCCTTCGTCAGGGCCGCAAAGGAGAGTCAGAGGAGGAGAATAGAGAGGGAGCAGATTGAGGTAGAGGCAGAGGATCAGGGCACTAGGTGA